The following are encoded together in the Bacillus cereus group sp. RP43 genome:
- a CDS encoding PRD domain-containing protein, producing the protein MKRINLIFNAIQKGNYTEGVTASELATLLQLDRANVSSDLNKLVKDNRLLKTSTRPVRFYIETNTSLETHSTKGTSLDTFAIENTSLKIAIEKAKASILYPPNGMHTLLLGETGVGKSMFASLMHEYAIEVEQLPKDAPFIVFNCADYANNPQLLLGQLFGIKKGAYTGASDQKGLIEKAHEGILFLDEVHRLPPEGQEMLFTFIDRGVYRRLGETENERKARVLIITATTEEPNSFLLKTFTRRIPMTVTLPPLRERTHKERFALLQLFFTNEAIRLRKEIHVSPNTMRAFVFYNCPNNIGQLKTDVQIACAKAYSDFVTKKRDSVYVSSTDLPWYMKEGLFIERKSRHLYQIPNETFVFTVDEGWSKHTVEPEGSRSSIYDYIDYKYEELQARGIEEEELELLIENDIQSFFVQYFNQISKKTSHENVFKIVDRNIVSVCEKIAELAEKYLSKTFDEKVFLALSLHVQTTLQRLQGGKQIHHPQLNQIRTKYKEAFSVAMQCIQLLEEELQITMPIDEAGFLTMFFVVDPIPSSQTEVKVLILAHGNGIATEMANVSNELLGIDEVTGIDMPLHESPKDFLERVKVYMKTLQNVNGLLLLVDMGSLAYIGDILETEFKIPVRVLSMTSTPHALEAARKAQLGYSLDALYETVKNLTPFYLNVQEEKKKPLSPMKSVILTACLTGEGSALAIQKMLENYLRFDKDLIEIIPISIVHEKDLTKMIENIKKERNIICIVTNFDVQVPCLTYHFQDIVNYTAIQPIQELITYEETYAKMADILEQQMQRNDGALLIKTIRYALNTIQELISLQLTPDSLMGVILHMSCMVDRLQKGESLLPHPDKEKRRQDEYWMYMKVKKALQPIENTFEIQIPDDEVFYVMDFFIKNQPVKN; encoded by the coding sequence ATGAAACGAATAAATCTCATTTTTAACGCAATACAAAAAGGGAATTATACAGAAGGTGTAACAGCATCAGAACTCGCTACACTTCTACAGTTAGACCGTGCAAATGTTAGTAGCGATTTAAACAAGCTTGTGAAAGATAATCGTTTATTAAAAACGAGTACACGCCCTGTCCGTTTTTATATAGAAACAAACACTTCATTGGAAACGCATTCAACAAAGGGCACTTCATTAGATACATTTGCTATTGAAAATACAAGCCTAAAAATTGCAATTGAAAAAGCAAAAGCTTCGATTCTCTATCCTCCAAACGGTATGCATACTTTACTACTTGGAGAAACAGGGGTCGGAAAATCAATGTTCGCTTCTTTAATGCACGAATACGCAATTGAAGTGGAACAACTTCCAAAAGATGCACCTTTCATCGTCTTTAACTGTGCTGATTATGCAAACAATCCACAACTACTACTTGGACAGTTATTTGGGATAAAAAAAGGAGCTTACACAGGTGCCAGTGATCAAAAAGGTTTAATTGAAAAAGCACATGAAGGAATCCTTTTCTTAGATGAAGTACATCGCCTTCCTCCAGAAGGACAAGAGATGCTCTTCACATTTATTGATCGCGGAGTATACCGCCGCCTTGGAGAAACGGAAAATGAACGTAAGGCACGAGTGTTGATTATTACTGCAACAACCGAAGAACCAAACTCATTTTTATTAAAAACATTTACAAGACGTATTCCGATGACCGTTACGCTTCCACCACTTCGTGAGCGAACACATAAAGAACGGTTTGCTTTACTACAGCTATTTTTCACAAATGAAGCAATTCGTCTAAGGAAAGAGATTCATGTTAGTCCAAATACAATGCGTGCTTTCGTCTTTTACAATTGTCCAAATAACATCGGTCAATTGAAAACGGACGTACAAATTGCCTGTGCGAAAGCTTATTCTGATTTCGTAACAAAGAAACGTGATTCTGTCTATGTTTCAAGTACAGATTTACCTTGGTATATGAAAGAAGGATTATTTATTGAAAGAAAGAGCCGTCATCTATATCAAATACCAAATGAAACATTTGTATTTACAGTTGATGAAGGTTGGAGTAAGCATACAGTAGAACCCGAAGGAAGTCGCTCTTCTATTTACGATTATATTGATTATAAATACGAAGAACTTCAAGCACGCGGCATTGAAGAGGAAGAATTAGAATTACTAATAGAAAATGATATTCAAAGCTTTTTCGTCCAATACTTTAACCAAATATCTAAAAAAACAAGTCATGAAAATGTTTTTAAAATTGTGGATCGTAATATTGTTTCCGTGTGTGAAAAAATTGCGGAATTAGCTGAAAAATATTTATCTAAAACTTTCGATGAAAAAGTGTTTCTCGCCTTAAGTTTACATGTACAGACAACTCTACAACGTTTGCAGGGCGGGAAACAAATTCACCACCCACAATTAAATCAAATTCGTACGAAGTATAAAGAAGCTTTTTCCGTAGCTATGCAATGTATTCAGCTATTAGAAGAAGAATTACAAATAACAATGCCTATTGATGAAGCTGGGTTTTTAACAATGTTCTTCGTTGTTGATCCAATTCCCTCCTCACAAACAGAAGTAAAAGTATTAATATTAGCTCACGGTAATGGCATCGCAACAGAAATGGCAAACGTCTCAAACGAACTTCTCGGTATCGATGAAGTAACTGGTATCGATATGCCCTTGCATGAATCACCAAAAGACTTCTTAGAGCGTGTTAAAGTGTATATGAAAACACTTCAAAATGTAAACGGGCTTCTCTTACTTGTTGATATGGGATCTCTCGCTTATATTGGTGATATATTAGAAACTGAATTCAAAATCCCTGTCCGTGTTCTTTCAATGACGAGCACGCCACACGCACTAGAAGCAGCTCGAAAAGCTCAGCTTGGCTATTCATTAGATGCACTATACGAAACAGTGAAGAACTTAACGCCGTTCTATTTAAACGTACAGGAAGAAAAGAAAAAGCCACTGTCGCCAATGAAATCCGTGATTTTAACAGCTTGTTTAACTGGTGAAGGAAGTGCTTTAGCAATTCAAAAAATGTTGGAGAACTATTTACGCTTTGATAAAGACTTAATTGAAATTATTCCGATTAGCATCGTTCACGAAAAAGATTTAACGAAAATGATTGAGAACATTAAGAAAGAGCGTAACATCATTTGTATCGTCACGAATTTCGATGTACAAGTACCTTGCTTAACATATCATTTCCAAGACATTGTAAACTACACAGCAATTCAGCCAATTCAAGAATTGATTACGTATGAAGAAACATATGCAAAAATGGCAGATATTCTTGAACAACAAATGCAGCGTAACGATGGGGCATTACTTATTAAAACAATTCGTTATGCATTAAATACAATTCAAGAATTGATTTCTTTACAGCTAACTCCCGACAGTTTAATGGGTGTGATTTTGCATATGAGCTGCATGGTTGACCGTCTTCAAAAAGGCGAAAGTCTCCTCCCTCATCCTGATAAAGAGAAACGAAGACAAGATGAGTACTGGATGTATATGAAAGTTAAAAAAGCACTGCAACCTATCGAAAATACATTTGAAATACAAATACCAGATGACGAAGTATTCTATGTAATGGACTTCTTCATCAAAAACCAACCTGTAAAAAATTAA
- a CDS encoding polysaccharide deacetylase family protein: MIKRLLQCIILFLSITMYASSNTKATTDIQAEDYQSTQTTSPTQKIAYLTFDDGPNKYTPQILNILKEKNGKATFFVIGGKVPHYKKTMERLIKDGHYIGLHSMSHDVKRLYTGDPSVLIAEMEQTQNIVQQVTHLNTHLVRVPYGSMPYLKKNYRDALVSAQYKMWDWTIDTYDWKSYDNPSAILERVRNQSDEQVEVILMHDSSVTVQILPKVIDYLHSQGYKLLPYNPSSHLEVNFWKDTRL, encoded by the coding sequence ATGATCAAGCGATTACTTCAATGTATAATTTTATTTTTATCTATTACTATGTACGCATCATCGAATACAAAAGCAACTACAGACATTCAAGCAGAAGATTACCAAAGCACTCAAACTACCTCTCCTACACAAAAAATTGCGTACTTAACATTTGATGACGGACCAAATAAATACACACCACAAATTTTAAATATTTTAAAAGAGAAGAACGGAAAAGCAACTTTCTTCGTTATTGGCGGAAAGGTGCCACATTATAAAAAAACGATGGAGCGATTAATTAAAGATGGACATTATATCGGTCTCCATAGTATGTCACATGATGTAAAACGTCTTTATACTGGCGATCCATCTGTTTTAATTGCAGAAATGGAGCAAACCCAAAACATTGTCCAGCAAGTTACACATTTAAATACACATCTCGTTCGTGTCCCATACGGTAGCATGCCTTACTTAAAAAAGAATTACCGTGATGCACTCGTATCTGCCCAGTATAAAATGTGGGATTGGACAATTGATACATATGACTGGAAAAGCTATGATAATCCTTCCGCAATACTAGAAAGAGTACGAAATCAAAGCGATGAACAAGTAGAGGTTATTTTAATGCATGATTCTAGTGTCACAGTGCAAATACTCCCAAAAGTAATTGATTATTTGCACTCACAAGGATATAAACTACTTCCCTACAATCCATCTTCCCATCTCGAAGTGAATTTTTGGAAAGACACAAGATTGTAA
- a CDS encoding MraY family glycosyltransferase translates to MDSQVIYAILASFITVLVVTPLVIKLAFKIGATDKPNARKVHQKIMPRLGGLAIFIGVAVGFVVGGLYEQRMLSITLGAIIIVIIGILDDMYELSAKVKFGGQLLVAIMIVKSGLLVQVLYIPILGDTELGWLAYPITVFWIVGITNAINLIDGLDGLSAGISSIVLATLAYMAFTSPWGTGAAIILPLALITLASTIGFLFYNFHPAKIFMGDTGALFLGYCISVISLLGLYKSVTLFSFIVPIIILGVPIFDTTFAIIRRIVNKKPISAPDKSHLHHRLLAMGFSHRKTVLIIYAFGIFFSVNAIIFTSATLWLSIILLFVLIFFTEIIAEVIGLVHERYKPIISFYKKVKKRED, encoded by the coding sequence ATGGACTCACAAGTGATTTATGCCATTTTGGCATCTTTCATCACTGTACTCGTCGTTACTCCTTTAGTTATTAAATTAGCTTTCAAAATAGGAGCAACAGATAAGCCAAACGCACGTAAAGTACACCAAAAAATTATGCCTCGTCTTGGCGGGTTAGCAATTTTCATTGGTGTAGCTGTAGGATTTGTTGTCGGTGGATTATACGAACAAAGAATGCTATCGATAACTTTAGGTGCTATCATCATTGTTATCATCGGGATTTTAGATGATATGTACGAACTATCTGCGAAGGTAAAATTCGGTGGACAACTATTAGTTGCCATCATGATTGTCAAAAGTGGATTATTAGTGCAAGTATTATATATTCCAATCCTTGGAGATACTGAACTCGGATGGCTTGCTTATCCAATTACAGTATTTTGGATTGTCGGTATTACAAATGCCATCAACTTAATTGATGGATTAGATGGATTATCCGCAGGGATTTCATCTATCGTACTTGCAACGCTAGCATATATGGCCTTCACTAGCCCATGGGGTACTGGAGCAGCTATTATATTACCTCTAGCACTGATTACATTAGCAAGTACAATTGGATTTTTATTCTACAACTTCCATCCAGCAAAAATCTTCATGGGAGATACAGGGGCACTATTTTTAGGATACTGTATTTCTGTTATATCGTTACTTGGATTATACAAAAGCGTAACGTTATTCAGCTTTATCGTTCCAATTATTATTTTAGGTGTACCTATATTTGATACGACGTTTGCAATTATCCGCCGTATCGTAAATAAAAAGCCTATTTCAGCACCAGATAAGTCGCATTTACATCACCGTTTACTTGCAATGGGATTCTCTCATCGTAAAACGGTACTAATTATTTACGCATTTGGTATATTCTTTAGTGTAAATGCAATCATTTTCACTAGTGCGACATTATGGTTATCGATTATTCTTCTTTTCGTTTTAATCTTCTTTACAGAAATCATTGCTGAAGTAATCGGTCTTGTACACGAACGTTACAAACCAATTATTTCCTTCTATAAAAAAGTCAAAAAACGCGAAGACTAA
- a CDS encoding nucleotide sugar dehydrogenase — protein sequence MYSYIFLCIFLCERKMKITIIGTGYVGLITGVGLARLGHLVTCFDINSGKIERIKQGELPIYECGLNELINEAYENNHLTFTASKSKAFNDVEFIFIAVGTPSSLDGTADLTYIRSACDDIGTYVNNDIIVVTKSTVPVGTNDVMRKWIEEKLQGRHELYIVSNPEFLREGSGIYDFFHGDRIVIGSCSEEAARKVENLYSKLSLETYITDIRSAEMIKYASNAFLATKISFINEISNICEQVGADIVDVATGMGMDKRIGASFLNAGIGYGGSCFPKDTKALVQIAGNVSHDFRLLKAVIEVNNKQQLLLVEKAKKIIDMKKKRIAVLGAAFKPNTDDIREAPSLIIIEELINIGADVVVYDPQAIQNVRGLFGNTIRYAECIDESIREAHAVFIVTEWESIRNYPLEKYAQLMREPILFDGRNCYTNEDAEEHGLNYYSVGRKDVCNSNVSQVR from the coding sequence ATGTATTCGTATATTTTCTTATGTATATTCCTGTGCGAAAGGAAAATGAAAATTACGATAATAGGTACCGGATATGTTGGATTGATTACGGGAGTAGGATTGGCGAGATTAGGACATTTAGTCACATGTTTTGATATAAATAGTGGGAAAATTGAACGGATTAAACAAGGGGAGTTACCTATTTATGAATGTGGATTAAATGAATTAATAAATGAAGCATACGAAAATAATCATTTAACTTTTACAGCAAGTAAATCAAAGGCATTTAATGATGTAGAGTTTATATTTATTGCAGTTGGAACGCCATCTTCATTAGATGGAACAGCAGATTTAACGTATATTCGTAGTGCTTGTGATGATATTGGAACATATGTGAATAACGATATTATTGTTGTTACGAAAAGTACGGTTCCTGTAGGGACAAATGATGTAATGAGAAAATGGATTGAGGAGAAACTACAAGGTAGACATGAATTATATATTGTATCGAATCCAGAATTTTTAAGGGAAGGTTCTGGTATTTATGATTTTTTTCATGGTGATCGTATCGTAATCGGATCATGTAGTGAAGAAGCGGCAAGGAAAGTAGAGAATTTGTACAGCAAATTAAGCTTAGAAACGTATATTACAGATATTCGAAGTGCTGAGATGATTAAATATGCATCTAATGCTTTTTTAGCCACGAAGATTAGTTTTATTAATGAAATTTCTAATATATGTGAGCAAGTGGGGGCAGATATAGTAGATGTAGCTACAGGGATGGGAATGGATAAGAGAATTGGTGCATCTTTTTTAAATGCAGGCATCGGATATGGAGGATCTTGTTTTCCAAAAGATACGAAAGCACTTGTGCAAATTGCAGGGAATGTTTCTCATGATTTTCGCTTGTTGAAAGCAGTCATTGAAGTGAATAATAAACAACAGTTGTTGTTAGTTGAAAAAGCGAAGAAAATTATAGATATGAAGAAGAAGCGAATTGCGGTTCTTGGTGCAGCATTCAAACCGAATACTGACGATATTAGGGAAGCACCATCTCTTATTATAATAGAAGAATTAATTAATATAGGTGCGGATGTGGTTGTATATGACCCGCAAGCCATTCAGAATGTAAGAGGTTTATTTGGAAATACGATACGATACGCTGAGTGTATAGATGAATCGATTAGAGAGGCGCATGCAGTTTTTATCGTAACAGAATGGGAATCAATTCGAAATTATCCGCTAGAAAAGTATGCACAGCTTATGAGGGAACCTATTCTATTTGATGGGAGAAATTGTTATACTAATGAGGATGCCGAGGAGCATGGATTAAATTATTACTCAGTTGGGCGAAAAGACGTCTGTAATAGTAATGTTTCTCAGGTGCGTTAA
- the wecB gene encoding UDP-N-acetylglucosamine 2-epimerase (non-hydrolyzing), whose product MTERLKVMTIFGTRPEAIKMAPLVLELQKHPEKIESIVTVTAQHRQMLDQVLNIFGITPDFDLNIMKDRQTLIDITTRGLEGLDKVMKEAKPDIVLVHGDTTTTFIASLAAFYNQIPVGHVEAGLRTWDKYSPYPEEMNRQLTGVMADLHFSPTTKSATNLQKENKDESRIFVTGNTAIDALKTTVKETYSHPVLEKLGNDRLVLMTAHRRENLGEPMRNMFRAIKRLVDKHEDVQVVYPVHMNPVVREIANDILGEHGRIHLIEPLDVIDFHNVAARSYLMLTDSGGVQEEAPSLGVPVLVLRDTTERPEGIEAGTLKLAGTDEETIFGLADELLSDKEAHDKMTKASNPYGDGRASERIVEAILQHFNK is encoded by the coding sequence ATGACTGAACGTTTAAAAGTAATGACAATTTTCGGGACACGACCAGAAGCAATTAAAATGGCACCTCTTGTATTAGAGTTGCAAAAGCACCCAGAAAAGATTGAATCAATTGTGACTGTAACAGCACAACACCGTCAAATGTTAGATCAAGTATTAAATATCTTTGGAATTACGCCAGATTTCGATTTGAATATCATGAAAGATCGTCAAACGTTAATCGATATTACAACACGTGGTTTAGAAGGTTTAGATAAAGTAATGAAAGAAGCGAAGCCTGATATCGTACTTGTGCATGGTGATACAACGACGACATTTATTGCAAGCTTAGCTGCTTTCTATAATCAAATTCCAGTAGGACATGTTGAAGCAGGACTTCGTACATGGGATAAGTATTCTCCATATCCAGAAGAGATGAATCGCCAACTAACAGGTGTAATGGCGGATCTTCATTTCTCACCTACAACAAAATCAGCGACGAACTTACAAAAAGAAAATAAAGATGAGTCACGCATTTTCGTAACAGGAAATACAGCGATCGATGCACTGAAGACGACTGTAAAAGAAACTTATAGCCATCCGGTGTTAGAGAAACTTGGAAATGATCGTCTTGTACTTATGACAGCACATCGTCGTGAAAACTTAGGAGAACCAATGCGCAATATGTTCCGTGCAATTAAGCGTCTTGTTGATAAGCACGAAGATGTACAAGTTGTATACCCTGTTCATATGAACCCTGTTGTTCGCGAAATAGCGAATGATATTTTAGGTGAGCATGGCCGCATTCATTTAATTGAGCCGCTAGATGTAATCGATTTCCATAACGTTGCAGCTCGTTCATACTTAATGTTAACTGATTCTGGTGGTGTACAAGAGGAAGCACCATCACTAGGTGTGCCAGTTCTTGTCCTTCGTGACACGACGGAACGCCCAGAAGGTATCGAAGCAGGTACGCTGAAATTAGCAGGAACAGATGAAGAGACAATCTTTGGTCTTGCTGATGAGTTGTTATCTGATAAAGAAGCTCATGATAAGATGACGAAAGCATCTAACCCTTACGGCGATGGTCGTGCATCAGAGCGTATTGTAGAAGCGATTTTACAACACTTTAACAAGTAG
- a CDS encoding LCP family protein, producing the protein MEERYYHLQNSRIKKKRRRKLFFFLIFAFLFGSVGLYMLNSYTSLMGMYSGFNREKSDLRAEDVEITKEPFTILIMGIEDYATDGQNGRTDSLMFATVNPKTQKVSLMSIPRDTRVPIVGKNKEDKINAAHAYGGEKMAIKTVEGFLKVPVDHYIKIDFQGFKGIVDAVGGVTVDVPFDFWERSDVDYYKKIQFKQGQQNLNGEEALAYVRMRKQDPNGDYGRAARQRQLLAAVAQKLNSASTVFKIKDLTNVVGKYIKTDIPISDGLALYNKISGFDPSTIQTLKIEGEDKKIGGIYYFLPDPISVETVRKEIEKEIGEKEQAPTETTKNENTNSDANSNSSAKAKKEPSENKTPPPPPPSTNAHAEWIMRNHE; encoded by the coding sequence ATGGAAGAACGTTATTATCATCTCCAAAATAGCAGAATAAAAAAGAAACGTAGAAGAAAACTTTTCTTCTTTCTTATTTTCGCATTTTTATTTGGTAGCGTAGGACTTTATATGTTAAATTCCTACACTTCTCTCATGGGGATGTACAGTGGATTTAACCGTGAAAAATCGGATTTAAGAGCCGAAGATGTAGAAATTACAAAGGAACCTTTTACAATCCTCATTATGGGGATAGAGGATTATGCAACAGACGGTCAAAATGGTCGTACAGATTCACTAATGTTTGCGACAGTCAATCCGAAAACTCAAAAGGTTTCGCTTATGAGTATTCCTCGTGATACTCGCGTTCCAATCGTTGGAAAGAACAAAGAAGACAAAATTAACGCTGCGCATGCTTACGGTGGAGAAAAAATGGCAATCAAAACTGTCGAAGGTTTTCTAAAAGTTCCTGTAGACCATTATATTAAAATCGATTTCCAAGGCTTTAAAGGTATCGTTGATGCTGTTGGCGGTGTTACCGTTGATGTCCCTTTCGATTTTTGGGAACGTTCTGACGTGGATTACTACAAAAAAATCCAATTTAAGCAGGGACAGCAAAACTTAAACGGTGAAGAAGCACTCGCTTACGTCCGTATGCGAAAGCAGGATCCAAACGGCGATTATGGTCGGGCCGCTAGACAAAGACAATTACTAGCCGCTGTTGCTCAAAAATTAAATTCCGCCTCTACTGTATTTAAAATTAAGGATTTAACAAATGTCGTTGGAAAATATATAAAAACCGACATTCCTATTTCAGACGGACTTGCTCTTTACAATAAAATCTCTGGATTTGATCCTTCTACCATACAAACGTTAAAGATTGAAGGAGAAGACAAAAAAATAGGTGGTATTTATTACTTCCTTCCGGATCCAATCAGTGTAGAGACGGTACGTAAGGAAATTGAAAAAGAAATAGGGGAAAAAGAACAAGCCCCAACAGAGACTACGAAAAATGAGAATACAAATTCCGATGCAAATTCTAACTCCAGTGCAAAAGCAAAGAAGGAACCGAGTGAGAACAAAACACCACCTCCTCCTCCCCCTTCTACAAATGCTCATGCAGAGTGGATTATGAGGAATCATGAATAA
- a CDS encoding YigZ family protein encodes MLLQYLTIKGYGEHEIVIQKSRFICYVSRATTEEEAQAFIQKIKKQHWNATHNCSAYLIGEQDQIQKANDDGEPSGTAGVPMLEVLKKRGLKDTVVVVTRYFGGIKLGAGGLIRAYGKCTSEGLNHVGVVERKLMRVMQTEIDYTLLGKVENELRNSEYAIKDIHYLENVTFHTYVEEDKKQPFTNWMIELTNGKCTIKEGDMLYLEQDVI; translated from the coding sequence TTGTTATTACAATATTTAACAATAAAAGGCTACGGCGAGCATGAAATTGTCATTCAAAAATCAAGATTCATTTGCTATGTGAGTCGCGCCACAACGGAAGAGGAAGCTCAAGCATTTATACAAAAAATAAAAAAACAGCATTGGAATGCAACACATAATTGTTCCGCATATTTAATCGGTGAACAAGATCAAATTCAAAAAGCGAACGATGATGGTGAACCGAGCGGCACAGCTGGTGTACCTATGTTAGAAGTATTAAAAAAACGAGGTCTAAAAGATACTGTCGTCGTCGTTACGCGCTATTTTGGCGGCATTAAACTTGGTGCTGGCGGATTAATTCGTGCATATGGAAAGTGTACAAGTGAAGGTCTTAACCATGTAGGCGTTGTTGAGCGAAAACTAATGCGCGTTATGCAAACAGAAATTGATTACACTTTACTTGGCAAAGTCGAAAATGAATTACGCAATTCAGAATATGCCATTAAAGATATACATTACCTAGAAAATGTCACATTTCATACGTATGTAGAAGAGGACAAAAAACAACCATTCACAAATTGGATGATTGAATTAACAAACGGGAAATGTACAATTAAAGAAGGGGATATGTTGTACTTAGAACAAGACGTTATCTAA
- a CDS encoding DegV family protein gives MKTAIVTDSTAYIPKHIRDELNIYMISLNVVFGTESYQEEAEISANDFYVKVREQEELPKTSQPAIGKFLELYEKLSKEYDAVISIHLSSGISGTYQTATTAGQMVDGIDVYTYDSEISCEVQGFFVREGAKLASEGKAPEEIIARFDEMKQTMDAYFVVDDLHHLQRGGRLNSAQAFIGSLLQVKPVLYFRDKVIIPFEKIRTRKKALKRIVEIFDEQANKGVPMEAVIIHANREEEANEWKQELEERYPHVTIRTSYFGAVIGTHLGEGALGLGWYTK, from the coding sequence ATGAAAACAGCTATTGTTACTGATAGTACAGCATATATACCGAAGCATATTCGTGACGAACTAAATATATATATGATTTCATTAAACGTTGTGTTTGGAACGGAATCTTATCAAGAAGAAGCTGAAATTTCAGCAAATGATTTTTATGTAAAAGTACGTGAACAGGAAGAACTTCCGAAAACTTCGCAGCCGGCGATTGGAAAGTTTTTAGAGTTATATGAGAAATTATCTAAAGAATATGATGCAGTTATTAGTATTCATCTTTCAAGTGGAATTAGTGGTACATATCAAACAGCAACGACAGCTGGCCAGATGGTAGATGGTATTGATGTATATACGTATGACTCTGAAATCAGTTGTGAAGTACAAGGGTTTTTCGTACGTGAAGGTGCGAAATTAGCAAGTGAAGGGAAGGCACCAGAAGAGATTATCGCTCGCTTTGATGAAATGAAGCAAACGATGGATGCTTATTTTGTAGTGGATGACTTACATCATTTACAGCGCGGTGGAAGATTAAATAGCGCGCAAGCTTTCATCGGTAGTTTGTTACAAGTCAAACCAGTATTATACTTTAGAGATAAAGTAATTATTCCATTCGAAAAAATTCGTACGCGTAAAAAAGCGTTAAAGCGTATCGTTGAAATCTTTGATGAGCAGGCCAATAAAGGTGTGCCTATGGAAGCTGTTATTATTCATGCGAATCGTGAAGAGGAAGCTAATGAATGGAAACAAGAATTAGAAGAAAGATACCCTCATGTTACAATTCGCACGAGTTATTTCGGAGCTGTAATTGGGACGCATTTAGGTGAAGGTGCGCTTGGTTTAGGTTGGTATACGAAGTGA
- a CDS encoding helix-turn-helix domain-containing protein, translating into MEHNSCLCPKFESAFTMLSKKWTGLIIKSLLEEPKRFREIADIIPNMSDRMLSERLKELEGEGIVVRNVYPEVPVRIEYGLTDKGKALESVMDEVQNWAEKWMK; encoded by the coding sequence ATGGAGCATAATTCTTGTTTATGTCCAAAGTTTGAGTCAGCTTTTACAATGCTTAGTAAGAAATGGACTGGCTTAATTATTAAATCTTTACTTGAAGAGCCGAAACGTTTCAGAGAAATCGCAGATATTATACCGAATATGAGCGATCGTATGTTGTCAGAACGTTTAAAGGAATTAGAAGGTGAAGGTATTGTAGTTCGTAATGTTTACCCAGAAGTACCAGTTAGAATCGAGTACGGTTTAACTGATAAAGGGAAAGCGTTGGAAAGTGTTATGGATGAGGTCCAAAATTGGGCTGAGAAATGGATGAAGTAA